From Micromonospora echinospora, one genomic window encodes:
- a CDS encoding aminoglycoside phosphotransferase family protein, with protein MHDDEIRASVGQVRRLVADQCPQWAGLPVVPLPDEVEGTDHVLFRLGDELAARMPKIAGAVDQADSDARWLPLLASRLPHRIPVPLHLGEPGSGYPWRWTVVPWIAGSTPPRLGCDDVRLARDLAAFARALHRVDPGGGPAKPPGSRGSALRHVDDAVRRVLPRLAEHDDGFDVTAAKAAWDACLAAPEWHGNPVWIHGDLQPGNLITDSGRLVGVIDFGALGVGDPAPDVAPALWTFTGAARETYREAIGYDDATWRRACGWALAPSLTGIDYYRHTFPRMAEHGRRMVRAVIAELA; from the coding sequence ATGCATGACGACGAGATCCGAGCCAGTGTCGGGCAGGTGCGTCGTCTGGTAGCAGACCAGTGCCCGCAGTGGGCCGGCCTTCCCGTGGTACCCCTGCCCGACGAGGTCGAGGGCACCGACCACGTACTCTTCCGGCTCGGCGACGAGCTCGCCGCCCGGATGCCCAAGATTGCCGGCGCGGTCGACCAGGCCGATTCCGACGCGCGGTGGCTGCCCCTGCTGGCCTCCCGCCTGCCGCACCGGATCCCGGTTCCGCTTCACCTGGGCGAGCCGGGCTCGGGGTACCCGTGGCGGTGGACCGTGGTGCCGTGGATCGCGGGAAGCACGCCTCCCAGGCTCGGCTGCGACGACGTACGCCTGGCCCGCGACCTGGCAGCCTTCGCACGCGCCCTGCACCGGGTGGATCCGGGCGGAGGTCCGGCCAAGCCCCCGGGATCCCGGGGGTCGGCGCTGCGCCACGTCGACGACGCCGTTCGCCGGGTGCTGCCCAGGTTGGCCGAGCATGACGACGGTTTCGACGTGACGGCGGCCAAGGCGGCCTGGGACGCCTGCCTGGCCGCTCCCGAGTGGCACGGGAACCCGGTATGGATCCACGGTGACCTGCAACCGGGCAACCTGATCACCGACAGCGGCCGACTGGTCGGGGTCATCGACTTCGGCGCGCTCGGTGTCGGCGATCCGGCACCGGACGTGGCTCCGGCGCTGTGGACCTTCACGGGCGCGGCGCGGGAAACTTACCGGGAGGCGATCGGGTACGACGACGCGACCTGGCGCCGTGCCTGCGGCTGGGCCCTCGCACCGTCGCTGACGGGCATCGACTACTACCGGCACACCTTCCCGCGGATGGCCGAGCACGGCCGTCGGATGGTCCGCGCGGTGATCGCCGAACTGGCGTGA
- a CDS encoding ATP-binding cassette domain-containing protein, producing MNNDSWLHALGQELVRHQLGPDVIGHVIAEAATHLRDSGQPALRAFGTPQGYAAAVADSLAARRPPRRPLGRVRLDVRGVTKRYGRRTVLHDVDLTVRAGEVAAVVGANGCGKSTFLRVCAGLLSADAGAVVVDGVLGYCPQDAGTYDFLRPDEHFVLVGAGRGLDRSRSRRLGRAGAAALQWDPADGTQARHLSGGTRQKLNLVMASMGDPDVLLLDEPYQGFDRGTYLDFWQHVWRWRDEGRAIVVVTHLLSHLDQVDQVLDLTVREAAA from the coding sequence GTGAACAACGACAGTTGGTTGCACGCGCTCGGCCAGGAGTTGGTCCGGCACCAGCTCGGCCCGGACGTGATCGGCCACGTCATCGCCGAGGCCGCCACACATCTGCGCGACAGCGGCCAGCCTGCGCTGCGGGCCTTCGGCACACCGCAGGGCTACGCCGCCGCCGTCGCGGACAGCCTCGCCGCCCGGCGGCCACCGCGCCGCCCGCTCGGCCGCGTCCGGCTCGACGTGCGTGGGGTGACCAAGCGGTACGGCCGCCGCACCGTCCTGCACGACGTCGACCTGACCGTACGCGCCGGCGAGGTGGCGGCAGTCGTCGGCGCGAACGGGTGCGGCAAGAGCACGTTTCTGCGGGTCTGCGCCGGCCTGCTCTCTGCGGATGCGGGAGCGGTGGTGGTCGACGGCGTGCTGGGCTACTGCCCGCAGGACGCCGGGACGTACGACTTCCTCCGGCCCGACGAGCACTTCGTCCTGGTCGGTGCCGGCCGGGGCCTGGACCGGAGCCGGTCGCGGCGGCTGGGCCGAGCCGGTGCCGCCGCGCTCCAGTGGGATCCGGCGGACGGAACGCAGGCCCGGCACCTGTCCGGCGGTACCCGGCAGAAGCTCAACCTGGTGATGGCCTCGATGGGCGACCCCGACGTGCTGCTGCTCGACGAGCCGTACCAGGGCTTCGACCGGGGCACGTATCTCGACTTCTGGCAGCACGTGTGGCGATGGCGCGACGAGGGCCGGGCGATCGTCGTGGTCACTCACCTGCTCAGCCACCTGGACCAGGTCGACCAGGTGCTGGACCTGACCGTACGGGAGGCGGCAGCATGA
- a CDS encoding PadR family transcriptional regulator, with translation MDHDRRGQWLCGILDVCVLALLGRRESYGYELAQALDQAGLGQIQGGTLYPVLLRLQRSGLITAEWREGETGPARKYYRLTPSGEQTVRRLAADWTAFAGRVDAIFREGLP, from the coding sequence GTGGATCACGACCGGCGGGGGCAGTGGCTGTGCGGCATCCTCGATGTCTGTGTGTTGGCGCTGCTGGGCCGGCGGGAGTCCTACGGCTACGAGTTGGCGCAGGCGCTCGACCAGGCCGGATTGGGGCAGATCCAGGGCGGCACGCTCTACCCGGTGCTGCTGCGGTTGCAGCGCTCCGGGCTGATCACCGCCGAATGGCGCGAGGGCGAGACCGGCCCGGCGCGCAAGTACTACCGCCTCACGCCATCCGGCGAGCAGACCGTGCGCCGGCTGGCCGCCGACTGGACCGCGTTCGCCGGCCGGGTGGACGCCATCTTCCGGGAGGGACTGCCGTGA